In a single window of the Raphanus sativus cultivar WK10039 chromosome 9, ASM80110v3, whole genome shotgun sequence genome:
- the LOC130499439 gene encoding nucleotide-sugar uncharacterized transporter 2-like yields MGLIDSLFGKDARKFLKRKDSDAAEAGRALEELRSSLYNELKTSEGAKRQQQRFCGPVVAMSFNFVVAVGIILANKLVMGRVGFNFPIFLMLIHYAVAWILLAFFKSLSLLPMSPPSKTTPFSSLFSLGAVMAFASGLANTSLKHNSVGFYQMAKIAVTPTIVLAEFVLFKKTISSTKVMALAVVSLGVAIATVTDLEFNLFGALVAVAWIIPSAINKILWSNLQQQANWTALALMWKTTPFTVFFLLALMPWLDPPGVLLFKWDWGNSSAILVSALLGFLLQWSGALALGYFLGTLTAIAKQKTLKSINPKFVWIYIVPKCFSHYFSRVLQDIYENGCFSEQIVWVRLMLSTIHIIVQR; encoded by the exons ATGGGTCTGATTGATTCCTTGTTTGGAAAAGATGCAAGAAAATTTCTCAAAAGGAAAGACAGTGATGCAGCAGAAGCAG gACGAGCTTTGGAAGAACTCAGAAGCTCTCTGTACAACGAGCTCAAAACATCAGAAGGAGCTAAACGGCAACAACAGAGATTCTGTGGCCCTGTTGTTGCTATGTCTTTTAATTTCGTCGTTGCTGTCGGCATCATCCTCGCCAATAAACTT gtgaTGGGAAGAGTTGGATTCAATTTTCCAATCTTTCTAATGTTGATTCACTATGCCGTTGCTTGGATTCTTCTAGCTTTCTTCAAATCCCTCTCGTTACTTCCTATGTCTCCTCCATCAAAGACCACACctttctcctctctcttctctcttggAGCTGTCATGGCCTTTGCTTCTGGTCTCGCTAATACCAGCCTCAAACACAACAG TGTTGGTTTCTACCAGATGGCTAAGATCGCTGTGACACCAACCATTGTCCTGGCTGAGTTTGTTCTCTTCAAGAAAACCATTTCTTCcacaaag GTTATGGCATTGGCTGTAGTATCTCTAGGGGTGGCCATCGCCACAGTAACCGATCTAGAATTCAATCTGTTCGGTGCATTGGTTGCTGTCGCTTGGATTATCCCAAGTGCCATCAATAAAATCCTCTGGTCTAATCTTCAACAACAAGCTAACTGGACTGCCTTAGC ATTGATGTGGAAGACGACGCCGTTCACTGTCTTCTTCTTATTGGCTCTCATGCCTTGGCTTGACCCACCTGGAGTTTTGCTTTTCAAATGGGATTGGGGTAACTCTTCTGCAATCCTCGTCTCGGCTCTTCTTGGTTTTCTTCTCCAATGGTCTGGTGCACTCGCTCTCGG ATATTTTTTGGGGACATTGACAGCGATAGCGAAACAAAAGACATTGAAATCAATAAATCCTAAATTTGTGTGGATATATATAGTTCCCAAATGTTTTAGCCATTACTTCTCACGGGTTCTCCAAGATATTTACGAGAACGGATGCTTTAGCGAGCAAATCGTGTGGGTGCGGCTGATGCTAAGTACTATTCATATCATAGTACAACGATGA
- the LOC108836917 gene encoding terpenoid synthase 3, chloroplastic isoform X1, giving the protein MKTQSQLLEARRSANYRPSLWEHENLLSLGNKYAVYKEDNIERAKLLKQEVSKMLDETEGLLEQLELVDTLQRLGISYRFEREIKKILTNVHVRHVRHRKRVDRKRSEYLYATALEFRLLRQHGFNIAQDVFDCNFGYGLDDEDIKSVLSLYEASYLSTRFDTKLKETIYYTTTRLKKFVEMKSNETTSYVRKMVIRALELPYHRRVQRLEARWYIDVYGETPDMNSNLLELAKLDFNFVQVIHQDELKSLSSWWSKTGLTKTLDFVRDRITESYFSSVGVICEPEFAYHRQMLTKVFMLITTIDDIYDIYGTLEELQLFTAIVEKWDVNRLEELPKYMKLCFLCLINEINQIGYLILRDKGFNVIPYLKKSWADMCKTFLKEAKWYKSGYKPNLEEYMENGWLSSSVPTILIHLLCLFPDQNLDILVSYHHHAIRNSATILRLANDLATSSEELARGDNMKSVQCHMHETGSPEAESRAYIREMIGLAWEDLNLERKSCWLHQGFVEAAANLGRVAQCVYQYGDGYGCPEKAKTADHIRSLLVHPVPLDLLAHNNNN; this is encoded by the exons ATGAAAACACAGTCACAGCTTCTTGAAGCCCGTCGCTCTGCAAACTATCGACCGTCTCTTTGGGAACACGAGAATCTCCTCTCGCTCGGGAACAAATATGCGGTATAT AAAGAGGACAACATCGAGAGAGCTAAGTTATTGAAGCAAGAAGTTAGTAAAATGCTTGATGAAACAGAGGGTTTGCTTGAACAGCTAGAGCTCGTTGACACTTTACAAAGACTCGGAATTTCTTACCGTTTCGAACGTGAAATCAAGAAGATTCTAACGAATGTTCACGTTAGACATGTGAGGCACAGAAAGAGGGTAGATCGGAAGAGATCTGAATACTTATATGCGACTGCCCTTGAGTTCCGACTCCTAAGGCAACATGGCTTTAATATCGCACAAG ATGTTTTTGACTGCAATTTTGGATATGGTTTGGATGATGAAGACATCAAGAGTGTTCTTTCACTATATGAAGCTTCATATCTCTCGACTAGATTCGATACTAAATTGAAAGAGACCATATACTATACAACAACACGACTTAAAAAGTTCGTGGAAATGAAGAGCAATGAGACCACATCTTATGTTCGAAAGATGGTGATACGTGCGCTAGAATTGCCATACCATCGGAGAGTTCAAAGACTAGAAGCAAGATGGTACATAGACGTGTATGGCGAGACACCCGACATGAACTCTAACTTACTAGAATTGGCGAAACTTGATTTCAATTTCGTACAAGTTATCCATCAAGACGAGCTCAAATCTCTCTCTAG CTGGTGGAGCAAGACGGGATTAACCAAAACCCTTGATTTTGTAAGAGATCGAATAACGGAGAGCTATTTCTCAAGTGTTGGAGTAATCTGTGAGCCTGAGTTTGCATATCATCGACAAATGCTTACAAAAGTTTTCATGCTTATTACCACTATCGAcgatatatatgatatatatgggACACTGGAGGAGCTCCAACTATTCACAGCCATTGTTGAaaa ATGGGATGTGAATCGTCTGGAAGAACTTCCCAAGTACATGAAGTTGTGCTTTCTATGCCTCATCAACGAAATCAATCAGATTGGATATCTGATTCTAAGAGACAAAGGATTTAATGTGATTCCTTACCTCAAAAAATCC TGGGCAGATATGtgtaaaacgtttttaaaagaGGCAAAGTGGTACAAAAGTGGTTACAAACCTAACCTCGAAGAGTACATGGAAAATGGTTGGCTCTCAAGTTCTGTCCCTACAATACTTATCCACTTGTTATGCCTCTTCCCCGACCAAAATCTAGACATTCTTGTCTCCTACCACCACCATGCTATTCGAAACTCTGCCACAATCCTCCGTCTCGCTAACGATCTCGCGACTTCTTCG GAGGAATTGGCGAGAGGCGACAATATGAAGTCCGTACAGTGTCATATGCATGAAACGGGATCTCCAGAGGCAGAGTCACGTGCGTACATTCGAGAAATGATCGGTTTGGCATGGGAAGACTTGAACTTGGAAAGAAAGAGTTGTTGGCTACATCAAGGTTTCGTAGAAGCGGCAGCTAACCTTGGACGCGTGGCTCAGTGCGTTTATCAGTACGGTGATGGCTATGGCTGTCCCGAAAAGGCCAAGACTGCCGATCATATCCGGTCCTTGCTCGTCCACCCTGTCCCACTCGATTTATTAGCTCACAACAATAATAATTAA
- the LOC108836917 gene encoding terpenoid synthase 3, chloroplastic isoform X2 → MKTQSQLLEARRSANYRPSLWEHENLLSLGNKYAKEDNIERAKLLKQEVSKMLDETEGLLEQLELVDTLQRLGISYRFEREIKKILTNVHVRHVRHRKRVDRKRSEYLYATALEFRLLRQHGFNIAQDVFDCNFGYGLDDEDIKSVLSLYEASYLSTRFDTKLKETIYYTTTRLKKFVEMKSNETTSYVRKMVIRALELPYHRRVQRLEARWYIDVYGETPDMNSNLLELAKLDFNFVQVIHQDELKSLSSWWSKTGLTKTLDFVRDRITESYFSSVGVICEPEFAYHRQMLTKVFMLITTIDDIYDIYGTLEELQLFTAIVEKWDVNRLEELPKYMKLCFLCLINEINQIGYLILRDKGFNVIPYLKKSWADMCKTFLKEAKWYKSGYKPNLEEYMENGWLSSSVPTILIHLLCLFPDQNLDILVSYHHHAIRNSATILRLANDLATSSEELARGDNMKSVQCHMHETGSPEAESRAYIREMIGLAWEDLNLERKSCWLHQGFVEAAANLGRVAQCVYQYGDGYGCPEKAKTADHIRSLLVHPVPLDLLAHNNNN, encoded by the exons ATGAAAACACAGTCACAGCTTCTTGAAGCCCGTCGCTCTGCAAACTATCGACCGTCTCTTTGGGAACACGAGAATCTCCTCTCGCTCGGGAACAAATATGCG AAAGAGGACAACATCGAGAGAGCTAAGTTATTGAAGCAAGAAGTTAGTAAAATGCTTGATGAAACAGAGGGTTTGCTTGAACAGCTAGAGCTCGTTGACACTTTACAAAGACTCGGAATTTCTTACCGTTTCGAACGTGAAATCAAGAAGATTCTAACGAATGTTCACGTTAGACATGTGAGGCACAGAAAGAGGGTAGATCGGAAGAGATCTGAATACTTATATGCGACTGCCCTTGAGTTCCGACTCCTAAGGCAACATGGCTTTAATATCGCACAAG ATGTTTTTGACTGCAATTTTGGATATGGTTTGGATGATGAAGACATCAAGAGTGTTCTTTCACTATATGAAGCTTCATATCTCTCGACTAGATTCGATACTAAATTGAAAGAGACCATATACTATACAACAACACGACTTAAAAAGTTCGTGGAAATGAAGAGCAATGAGACCACATCTTATGTTCGAAAGATGGTGATACGTGCGCTAGAATTGCCATACCATCGGAGAGTTCAAAGACTAGAAGCAAGATGGTACATAGACGTGTATGGCGAGACACCCGACATGAACTCTAACTTACTAGAATTGGCGAAACTTGATTTCAATTTCGTACAAGTTATCCATCAAGACGAGCTCAAATCTCTCTCTAG CTGGTGGAGCAAGACGGGATTAACCAAAACCCTTGATTTTGTAAGAGATCGAATAACGGAGAGCTATTTCTCAAGTGTTGGAGTAATCTGTGAGCCTGAGTTTGCATATCATCGACAAATGCTTACAAAAGTTTTCATGCTTATTACCACTATCGAcgatatatatgatatatatgggACACTGGAGGAGCTCCAACTATTCACAGCCATTGTTGAaaa ATGGGATGTGAATCGTCTGGAAGAACTTCCCAAGTACATGAAGTTGTGCTTTCTATGCCTCATCAACGAAATCAATCAGATTGGATATCTGATTCTAAGAGACAAAGGATTTAATGTGATTCCTTACCTCAAAAAATCC TGGGCAGATATGtgtaaaacgtttttaaaagaGGCAAAGTGGTACAAAAGTGGTTACAAACCTAACCTCGAAGAGTACATGGAAAATGGTTGGCTCTCAAGTTCTGTCCCTACAATACTTATCCACTTGTTATGCCTCTTCCCCGACCAAAATCTAGACATTCTTGTCTCCTACCACCACCATGCTATTCGAAACTCTGCCACAATCCTCCGTCTCGCTAACGATCTCGCGACTTCTTCG GAGGAATTGGCGAGAGGCGACAATATGAAGTCCGTACAGTGTCATATGCATGAAACGGGATCTCCAGAGGCAGAGTCACGTGCGTACATTCGAGAAATGATCGGTTTGGCATGGGAAGACTTGAACTTGGAAAGAAAGAGTTGTTGGCTACATCAAGGTTTCGTAGAAGCGGCAGCTAACCTTGGACGCGTGGCTCAGTGCGTTTATCAGTACGGTGATGGCTATGGCTGTCCCGAAAAGGCCAAGACTGCCGATCATATCCGGTCCTTGCTCGTCCACCCTGTCCCACTCGATTTATTAGCTCACAACAATAATAATTAA
- the LOC108827254 gene encoding nucleotide-sugar uncharacterized transporter 2: MGLVDSLFGKDARKFLKRKDSDAAEAGRALEELRSSLYNELKTSEGAKRQQQRFCGPVVAMSFNFVVAVGIILANKLVMGRVGFNFPIFLTLIHYAVAWILLAFFKSLSLLPMSPPSKTTPFSSLFSLGAVMAFASGLANTSLKHNSVGFYQMAKIAVTPTIVLAEFVLFKKTISSTKVMALAVVSLGVAIATVTDLEFNLFGALVAVAWIIPSAINKILWSNLQQQANWTALALMWKTTPFTVFFLLALMPWLDPPGVLLFKWDWGNSSAILVSALLGFLLQWSGALALGATSATSHVVLGQFKTCVILLGGYVIFGSDPGFISICGALAALAGMSVYTWLNLPGKSIDYSSSKLLPKQNTAVSKPKADSDDVGGETGVALLSVELDLSNSKTTSANIV; this comes from the exons ATGGGTCTGGTTGATTCCTTGTTTGGAAAAGATGCAAGAAAATTTCTCAAAAGGAAAGACAGTGATGCAGCAGAAGCAG gACGAGCTTTGGAAGAACTCAGAAGCTCTCTGTACAACGAGCTTAAAACATCAGAAGGAGCTAAACGGCAACAACAGAGATTCTGTGGCCCTGTTGTTGCTATGTCTTTTAATTTCGTTGTTGCTGTTGGCATCATCCTCGCCAATAAACTT gtgaTGGGAAGAGTTGGATTCAACTTTCCAATCTTTCTAACGTTGATTCACTATGCCGTTGCTTGGATTCTTCTAGCTTTCTTCAAATCTCTCTCGTTGCTTCCTATGTCTCCTCCATCAAAGACCACACctttctcctctctcttctctcttggAGCTGTCATGGCCTTTGCTTCTGGTCTCGCCAATACCAGCCTCAAACACAACAG TGTTGGTTTCTACCAGATGGCTAAGATCGCTGTGACACCAACCATTGTCCTTGCTGAGTTTGTTCTCTTCAAGAAAACCATTTCTTCCACaaag GTTATGGCATTGGCTGTAGTATCTCTAGGCGTGGCCATCGCAACCGTAACCGATCTAGAATTCAATCTGTTCGGTGCATTGGTTGCTGTCGCTTGGATTATCCCAAGTGCCATCAATAAAATCCTCTGGTCTAATCTTCAACAACAAGCTAACTGGACTGCCTTAGC ATTGATGTGGAAGACGACGCCGTTCACTGTCTTCTTCTTATTGGCTCTCATGCCTTGGCTTGACCCACCTGGAGTTTTGCTTTTCAAATGGGATTGGGGTAACTCTTCTGCAATCCTCGTCTCGGCTCTTCTTGGTTTTCTTCTCCAATGGTCTGGTGCACTCGCTCTCGG GGCAACCTCGGCAACATCTCACGTAGTATTAGGGCAATTCAAGACGTGTGTGATCTTGCTTGGAGGTTACGTAATATTCGGCTCTGACCCCGGTTTCATAAGCATTTGCGGTGCTTTGGCGGCTCTTGCCGGCATGTCTGTATACACATGGCTCAATCTCCCGGGAAAATCAATCGACTACAGCTCGAGCAAGCTGCTTCCGAAGCAAAACACAGCCGTTTCGAAACCGAAAGCGGACAGTGACGACGTGGGAGGAGAGACGGGAGTAGCCCTACTTTCTGTTGAGCTAGATCTCTCGAACTCGAAGACGACAAGTGCAAATATCGTATAG
- the LOC108827258 gene encoding ER membrane protein complex subunit 8/9 homolog: MGSNNGELKYEISQNAYIKLVLHSLRHKTAAVNGVLVGRISPKDEGLVEISDSVPLFHSNLALLPPLEISLIMIEEHYVAQGLSIVGYFHANERFDDVDLCGVAKNIGDHISRYFPPAPILLLNNKKLEALSKVKDRSPVMQLCVKDASKNWRVVGADGGSKLLLKEPSANVVLSDYISSEKWKDITDVDDHLDDITKDWLNPGLFN; the protein is encoded by the exons ATGGGGAGTAACAACGGGGAATTGAAGTATGAGATCTCGCAGAACGCGTACATCAAACTGGTTCTCCACTCGCTGCGACACAAGACGGCGGCGGTCAACGGAGTCCTCGTCGGTCGAATCAGCCCCAAGGACGAAGGCCTCGTGGAGATCTCCGATTCCGTGCCGCTCTTTCACTCTAACCTCGCTCTCCTTCCTCCTCTCGAGATCTCCCTCATCATG ATAGAGGAGCATTACGTGGCTCAAGGTTTGAGTATTGTTGGCTACTTTCACGCCAACGAGAGGTTTGATGATGTGGATCTCTGTGGTGTGGCTAAGAACATTGGTGATCACATCTCTCGCTATTTCCCTCCTGCACCTATTCTCTTG TTGAATAACAAAAAGCTTGAAGCCTTATCAAAGGTTAAAGATCGAAGCCCTGTGATGCAG CTTTGTGTGAAAGATGCTTCCAAGAACTGGAGAGTGGTTGGAGCTGATGGAGGAAGCAAGCTACTCTTGAAAGAGCCCTCAGCCAATGTAGTTTTGTCAGATTACATTTCATCTGAGAAATGGAAGGACATCACAGATGTTGATGATCATCTTGATGATATCACCAA GGACTGGCTAAACCCTGGACTTTTCAACTGA